The following coding sequences lie in one Streptomyces sp. NBC_01224 genomic window:
- a CDS encoding 4'-phosphopantetheinyl transferase family protein — MTTIIPTGAEHISTPFHVSGPDAPWHRIREAMDRHGNAIVHTTWGEWLTAAVAQPALRPLLGRDWQRYRRTTDPAIRYRFVASRLVTKYAAAAALDTDPVELDLSYKIGGRPYLRGLDQIDVSLTHTDDLIAVGVSRDGRIGVDAEPADRRMSYDLLSGHILTPVERAALEHLGDAARRAAMLRLWTLKEAYTKALGQGLRLGFTEFGFGVGSGDLLAPDGRPAAHGEWAFATHRVLGRYLLSVARHDAGLDSSRDTAPSTMLDEGFMGAVTEFLG; from the coding sequence TTGACGACCATCATCCCCACCGGCGCGGAGCACATCAGCACGCCGTTCCACGTCAGTGGGCCGGACGCCCCCTGGCACCGGATACGCGAGGCCATGGACCGCCACGGCAACGCCATCGTCCACACCACCTGGGGCGAATGGCTCACCGCCGCCGTCGCGCAACCCGCGCTGCGCCCGCTACTCGGCCGCGACTGGCAGCGCTACCGCCGCACCACCGACCCCGCCATCCGCTACCGCTTCGTCGCCTCCCGCCTCGTCACCAAGTACGCGGCCGCCGCCGCCCTGGACACCGACCCGGTGGAGCTCGACCTCTCGTACAAGATCGGCGGTCGTCCGTACCTGCGCGGCCTCGACCAGATCGACGTGAGCCTCACCCACACCGACGACCTGATCGCCGTCGGTGTCAGCCGCGACGGCCGCATCGGCGTCGATGCCGAACCGGCCGACCGCCGCATGTCGTACGACCTGCTGAGCGGCCACATACTCACCCCCGTCGAACGCGCCGCGCTCGAGCACCTCGGCGACGCCGCGCGCAGGGCCGCCATGCTGCGCCTGTGGACCCTGAAGGAGGCCTACACCAAAGCGCTGGGGCAGGGACTGCGGCTCGGCTTCACCGAGTTCGGCTTCGGCGTGGGCAGCGGCGATCTGCTCGCCCCGGACGGCAGGCCCGCCGCTCATGGCGAATGGGCCTTCGCCACGCACCGCGTCCTCGGCCGCTACCTGCTCAGTGTGGCCCGCCACGACGCGGGCCTGGACAGTTCCCGCGACACAGCGCCCAGCACCATGCTCGACGAGGGTTTCATGGGCGCCGTCACCGAATTCCTGGGCTGA